A window of the Microvirga terrae genome harbors these coding sequences:
- the lptF gene encoding LPS export ABC transporter permease LptF, with amino-acid sequence MTLLERYILKNTFNAFAACLVALTGVIWITQALRELDLLTGKGQTFFIFLTVTGLSLPALINVIAPVALFLATLYTLNKLNGDSELIVMSAGGMPPQRLLRPFLALAAFVCVVVAIISLYLMPASFQEMRQLFTKIRADFVGTMAKEGQFITLDSGITFHYRERSGDALLGIFMEDLREKDKAIVYLAERGQTVEQGGNAYLLLQKGSVQRKEPNSRDSSIVAFERYAVDLSAFNKEGGEVIYKPRERSTTQLLFPDKNELIYQEQRGRFRAELHERLSSWLYPLAMMIIAFAALGEARTTRQGRGIAMAGAVVAIVFLRILGFAASSAVARTPFAVVAMYGIPLAGIVVSLLLIFKGPAIRSAQARLHAAIRNLLPSRSPAPQKA; translated from the coding sequence ATGACACTTCTCGAACGCTACATCCTCAAGAACACATTCAATGCCTTCGCCGCGTGTCTCGTCGCCCTGACGGGCGTGATCTGGATCACGCAGGCCCTGCGCGAACTCGACCTGCTGACCGGCAAGGGCCAGACCTTCTTCATCTTCCTGACCGTAACCGGCCTGTCCCTGCCGGCGCTGATCAACGTCATCGCCCCGGTCGCCCTGTTCCTGGCGACGCTCTACACCTTGAACAAGCTCAACGGCGATTCCGAGCTGATCGTCATGAGCGCCGGCGGGATGCCGCCGCAGCGCCTTCTGCGCCCCTTCCTGGCCCTGGCTGCCTTCGTGTGCGTCGTGGTGGCGATCATCTCGCTCTATCTGATGCCCGCCAGTTTCCAGGAAATGCGCCAGCTGTTCACCAAGATCAGGGCCGATTTCGTCGGCACCATGGCCAAGGAGGGACAGTTCATCACCCTCGATAGCGGCATCACGTTCCATTACCGGGAACGCTCGGGGGATGCCCTCCTGGGAATCTTCATGGAAGATCTCCGGGAGAAGGACAAAGCCATCGTGTATCTGGCCGAGCGCGGCCAGACCGTCGAGCAGGGCGGAAACGCCTATCTCTTGCTTCAGAAGGGCAGCGTTCAGCGCAAGGAGCCGAACAGCCGCGATTCATCGATCGTGGCCTTCGAACGCTATGCGGTCGACCTGTCCGCCTTCAACAAGGAGGGCGGCGAGGTCATCTACAAGCCGCGCGAGCGGAGCACGACCCAGCTCCTGTTCCCCGACAAGAACGAACTGATCTACCAGGAGCAGCGGGGGCGCTTCCGGGCCGAGCTGCACGAGCGGCTGTCGTCCTGGCTCTACCCGCTCGCCATGATGATCATCGCCTTCGCGGCCCTCGGGGAGGCCCGAACCACCCGCCAGGGGCGGGGCATTGCCATGGCCGGGGCTGTCGTCGCCATTGTTTTCTTGCGGATCCTGGGCTTTGCCGCATCGAGCGCGGTGGCGCGAACCCCGTTTGCCGTGGTGGCCATGTATGGCATCCCGCTCGCCGGCATCGTGGTGAGCCTGCTGCTCATCTTCAAGGGCCCGGCCATACGGTCCGCACAGGCGAGGCTGCATGCCGCAATCCGCAACCTGCTGCCGTCACGCTCCCCCGCACCTCAGAAGGCCTGA
- the lptG gene encoding LPS export ABC transporter permease LptG — MLIGRTLGFYFSRQFIKTIFLVFATVFGLVYTLDFVELMRRAGDAPAATTGVIAQLALFRTPAIAEQVMPFAVLFGSMAALLQLSRKLELVVARAAGISAWQFLQPGLLIALLIGIVSVTVYNPVSAILKQRGTALETQIFSRAVQTREKPIWIRQRSQDGQAILRGDGSNADTATLFGVTVYAFDPAGVFTHRVEAKEATLHEGFWELKDARILSATEEPQAHDRYLIASNLQPSQVRQSFTDPDAVPFWDLKETINRMEQADINVTPYRLHYDLLLARPLLFIAMVFVAASVSLRFFRFGGVAMMVLGGVAAGFVLYVATELMAELGASGIISSLVAAWFPAVVGSLLGTLALLHQEDG; from the coding sequence ATGCTGATCGGCCGCACCCTCGGGTTCTATTTCTCGCGACAGTTCATTAAGACTATTTTCTTAGTGTTCGCGACTGTCTTCGGTCTCGTCTACACCCTCGACTTCGTGGAGCTGATGCGCCGGGCGGGCGACGCCCCGGCCGCCACGACCGGGGTGATCGCCCAATTGGCCCTGTTCCGCACGCCGGCCATCGCCGAGCAGGTCATGCCTTTCGCGGTGCTGTTCGGCAGCATGGCGGCCCTCCTCCAGCTCAGCCGCAAGCTCGAGTTGGTCGTGGCCCGGGCCGCCGGTATCTCGGCCTGGCAGTTCCTGCAGCCCGGCCTCCTGATCGCCCTGCTGATCGGCATCGTGTCCGTGACCGTCTACAACCCGGTCTCGGCGATCCTCAAGCAGCGCGGCACTGCCTTGGAAACGCAGATCTTCTCCCGGGCCGTTCAAACCCGCGAGAAGCCGATTTGGATCCGCCAGAGGAGCCAGGACGGACAGGCCATCCTCCGGGGTGACGGCTCCAACGCGGATACGGCGACCCTCTTCGGCGTCACGGTCTATGCCTTCGATCCCGCGGGTGTCTTCACCCACCGGGTCGAAGCCAAGGAGGCGACCCTGCACGAGGGCTTCTGGGAGCTCAAGGATGCCCGCATCCTGTCGGCCACCGAGGAGCCCCAGGCGCACGACCGCTACCTGATCGCCTCGAACCTGCAGCCCTCGCAGGTTCGACAGAGCTTCACCGATCCGGACGCGGTTCCGTTCTGGGACCTCAAGGAGACGATCAACCGCATGGAGCAGGCGGACATCAACGTCACGCCCTACCGGCTCCATTACGACCTGCTTCTGGCCCGCCCGCTGCTGTTCATCGCGATGGTTTTCGTCGCCGCATCCGTATCGTTAAGATTCTTTCGATTCGGCGGTGTAGCGATGATGGTTCTGGGTGGCGTCGCTGCGGGCTTCGTGCTTTATGTCGCGACGGAGCTAATGGCGGAGCTTGGCGCCTCGGGAATCATCAGCTCCCTTGTTGCAGCCTGGTTCCCGGCTGTAGTAGGCAGTCTGTTAGGGACCTTGGCGTTATTGCACCAAGAGGACGGCTAA
- a CDS encoding LPS-assembly protein LptD: MRRLRTTIATSAIAAALLAAVSVPALAQATLNEAIAGRAQSGSGQDRLLVDAKEIVYDNDKNTIAASGDVQMNYQGRTLQADRVTYDRNTGRVFAEGNARLTDASGTVATGDRFELTDDFKNGFIDSLRVVQTTVEQGRPLTTRFSAPRAERAEGETTTFERGTYTACEPCKDNPERPPLWQVKAAKIIHNNSERTIYYEDATLELLGIPVAYLPYFWTPDPTVKRKTGFLSPRYVYSTALGYGGSVPFFWAIAPNYDLTISPTFLSRQGVLGQAEWRHRLENGTYNIRAAGIFQQEPDAFLPPPYGAGNRDFRGSLETNGLFYINQNWRWGWDIALLSDKWFLTNYKIRSESLSSYYIKESISTLYLQGQGDRSFFDVRGYYFQTLSSSEWQKQQPIVAPVLDYNKRFTPSSIGGEAAIDVNVTHISREAAQFDPLSIANTTYFGVAQTCIVFDPASCLVRGISGTTSRASVMASWRREFVDPIGQVWTPFAYVRADNIWIDPDFKGYQNAQLGNFLDSDDDFVFRGMPAVGVEYRYPFVASLGTSGKQILEPIAQVIARPNETRIGSLPNEDAQSLVFDDTSLFDWDKFSGYDRVEGGVRANVGIQYTVTGADDFYANVLFGQSYQIAGRNSFRQPDLANVGLDSGLDSRASDYVGRFQISPNANFALVTRARFDQEDFDVNRIEAGFRANFNPYLPLSTSLTYANYAAQPAIGFPLRREGLLGSARWDISPNWYVTGSVLLDLDRYLLARETYLAQLTTNPNAVYESDNTAYVSGMSLGLGYMDECTTFSVSYSVTPREVVRNSGEKNQNHTIAFSLEFRSLGEVGYTQNLSGTSDE, encoded by the coding sequence ATGCGGCGGCTTAGGACAACGATCGCAACGTCTGCGATCGCAGCGGCTCTGCTGGCTGCTGTGTCTGTGCCTGCGCTTGCCCAGGCGACCCTGAACGAGGCCATCGCCGGGCGCGCCCAGTCCGGATCCGGCCAGGACCGGCTTCTCGTCGACGCCAAGGAAATCGTCTACGACAACGACAAAAACACGATCGCCGCCTCCGGCGACGTCCAGATGAACTATCAGGGCCGGACCCTCCAGGCCGACCGGGTCACCTACGACCGGAACACCGGCCGTGTCTTTGCGGAAGGCAATGCCCGGCTCACGGACGCCAGCGGTACGGTCGCGACGGGCGACCGCTTCGAGCTGACGGACGATTTCAAGAACGGCTTCATCGATTCCCTGAGGGTGGTTCAGACGACCGTCGAGCAGGGTCGCCCCCTCACGACCCGCTTCTCGGCCCCGCGTGCCGAGCGCGCCGAGGGCGAGACCACGACGTTCGAGCGCGGCACCTATACGGCCTGCGAGCCCTGCAAGGACAACCCGGAGCGCCCCCCGCTCTGGCAGGTCAAGGCCGCGAAGATCATCCACAACAACAGCGAGCGGACGATCTATTACGAGGACGCGACCCTTGAGCTCCTCGGCATCCCGGTCGCCTACCTGCCCTATTTCTGGACCCCCGACCCGACGGTGAAGCGCAAGACCGGCTTCCTGTCGCCGCGCTACGTCTATTCGACCGCGCTCGGCTATGGCGGCTCCGTCCCGTTCTTCTGGGCCATCGCGCCGAATTACGACCTGACGATCAGCCCGACCTTCCTGAGCCGCCAGGGCGTGCTGGGCCAGGCCGAGTGGCGCCACCGCCTCGAGAACGGCACCTACAACATCCGGGCTGCCGGCATCTTCCAGCAGGAGCCGGACGCGTTCCTCCCGCCTCCCTACGGGGCGGGCAACCGCGACTTTCGCGGCTCCCTCGAGACGAACGGCCTGTTCTACATCAACCAGAACTGGCGCTGGGGCTGGGACATCGCGCTGCTCTCGGACAAGTGGTTCCTGACGAACTACAAGATCCGCAGCGAGAGCCTCAGCTCGTACTACATCAAGGAATCGATCTCGACCCTGTACCTCCAGGGACAGGGGGACCGGTCCTTCTTCGACGTGCGCGGCTACTACTTCCAGACCCTGTCGAGCAGCGAGTGGCAGAAGCAGCAGCCCATCGTGGCTCCGGTCCTGGACTACAACAAGCGCTTCACCCCGTCGTCCATCGGCGGAGAGGCCGCCATCGACGTGAACGTGACGCACATCTCCCGCGAGGCCGCCCAGTTCGACCCGCTGTCGATCGCCAATACGACCTATTTCGGCGTGGCCCAGACGTGCATCGTCTTCGATCCGGCCTCCTGCCTCGTGCGCGGCATCAGCGGCACGACCTCGCGCGCATCGGTCATGGCGTCGTGGCGCCGTGAATTCGTCGACCCGATCGGCCAGGTCTGGACGCCGTTCGCCTATGTCAGGGCCGACAACATCTGGATCGACCCCGATTTCAAGGGTTACCAGAACGCTCAGCTCGGCAATTTCCTCGACTCGGACGACGATTTCGTCTTCCGGGGCATGCCGGCGGTCGGCGTCGAGTACCGCTACCCGTTCGTCGCGAGCCTCGGAACCTCCGGCAAGCAGATCCTCGAGCCGATCGCCCAGGTGATCGCCCGGCCGAACGAGACCCGGATCGGCAGCCTCCCGAACGAGGATGCTCAGAGCCTCGTCTTCGATGACACCTCCCTGTTCGACTGGGACAAGTTCTCCGGCTACGACCGGGTCGAGGGTGGCGTCCGGGCCAATGTCGGCATCCAGTACACCGTGACCGGCGCCGACGATTTCTACGCCAACGTGCTGTTCGGCCAGTCCTACCAGATCGCAGGGCGCAACTCGTTCCGGCAGCCCGACCTCGCCAATGTCGGGTTGGATTCCGGCCTCGACTCGCGCGCCTCCGATTACGTGGGCCGCTTCCAGATCTCCCCGAACGCGAATTTCGCGCTCGTGACCCGCGCGCGCTTCGACCAGGAAGATTTCGACGTGAACCGGATCGAGGCCGGTTTCCGGGCGAACTTCAATCCATACCTGCCACTCTCGACCTCGCTGACCTATGCCAATTATGCGGCGCAGCCCGCCATCGGCTTCCCGCTGCGCCGCGAGGGTCTGCTCGGCTCGGCCCGGTGGGACATCTCGCCGAACTGGTACGTGACGGGCTCGGTTCTCCTGGATCTGGACCGCTATCTGCTGGCGCGTGAAACCTACCTCGCCCAGCTCACGACCAATCCGAACGCCGTCTACGAGAGCGACAATACGGCCTATGTCAGCGGCATGTCTCTCGGCCTCGGCTACATGGACGAATGCACGACCTTCTCGGTCAGCTACAGCGTGACCCCGCGTGAGGTGGTGCGCAACTCGGGCGAGAAGAACCAGAACCACACGATCGCGTTCAGCCTCGAGTTCCGGTCTCTCGGCGAGGTGGGCTATACTCAGAATCTGAGCGGCACGAGCGATGAATGA
- the pdxA gene encoding 4-hydroxythreonine-4-phosphate dehydrogenase PdxA has translation MNQRPLLLTQGDPAGIGPELSLRAWLERDRAALPPFAVLGDPDHLARVAAMFGWSVPIAPVAPEQIRSAFSDALPVVPLSVAVSAEPGRPDPAHAPSVLESIDRAVRLVRAGSAAAVVTNPIAKHVLYDAGFKHPGHTEYLAALAAEGGAETCHPVMMLWSEQLAVVPVTVHISLSEVPSALTTDLIVLTGRIVARELRDRFGIDRPRLALAGLNPHAGENGAMGTEDARIIVPAVDILRAEGIDAAGPLPADTMFHARARGRYDAALAMYHDQALIPIKTIAFDEAVNVTLGLPFVRTSPDHGTAFDIAGKGIARPDSLMAALRLAARLGRA, from the coding sequence GTGAACCAGCGCCCTCTTCTGTTGACCCAAGGTGATCCGGCCGGAATCGGGCCGGAGCTCAGCCTGAGGGCTTGGCTCGAGAGGGATCGGGCCGCTCTGCCGCCCTTCGCCGTTCTCGGCGATCCCGATCATCTCGCCCGGGTCGCGGCCATGTTCGGATGGAGCGTTCCCATCGCGCCCGTGGCGCCGGAACAGATCCGATCCGCATTTTCCGACGCACTGCCCGTCGTGCCGCTGAGCGTCGCGGTGTCGGCAGAGCCAGGACGTCCCGATCCGGCCCATGCTCCGTCCGTCCTCGAATCCATCGACAGGGCCGTGAGGCTCGTTCGAGCCGGTTCGGCGGCGGCCGTCGTGACGAACCCGATCGCCAAGCACGTTCTCTACGATGCCGGCTTCAAGCACCCGGGGCATACGGAATATCTCGCGGCCCTCGCTGCGGAAGGCGGGGCCGAGACCTGCCATCCGGTGATGATGCTGTGGAGCGAGCAGCTCGCGGTCGTCCCCGTGACGGTTCACATTTCCCTTTCGGAAGTGCCCTCCGCCCTGACCACGGATCTGATCGTCCTGACCGGACGGATCGTGGCCCGCGAACTGAGGGACCGGTTCGGAATCGACCGTCCACGGCTCGCCCTCGCGGGGCTCAATCCTCACGCCGGCGAGAACGGCGCCATGGGAACCGAGGACGCCAGGATCATCGTTCCGGCCGTCGACATCCTGCGCGCCGAGGGGATCGATGCGGCAGGCCCTCTGCCGGCCGACACCATGTTCCACGCCCGGGCACGCGGCCGATACGACGCGGCGTTGGCCATGTATCATGATCAGGCCCTGATCCCGATCAAGACCATCGCGTTTGACGAGGCGGTCAACGTGACGCTCGGGCTTCCCTTCGTGCGGACGTCGCCCGATCACGGCACCGCGTTCGACATCGCCGGCAAGGGCATTGCCCGCCCCGACAGTCTCATGGCGGCCCTGAGGCTCGCCGCCCGGCTGGGGCGCGCATGA
- the rsmA gene encoding 16S rRNA (adenine(1518)-N(6)/adenine(1519)-N(6))-dimethyltransferase RsmA, translating to MSQIDDLPPLREVVRTHGLMAKKSLGQNFLFDLNLTSRIARSAGSLEDATVIEVGPGPGGLTRAILAAGAGKVIAIERDTRCLPALAEIAERYPGRLNVVEADALQFDPRPLAGNGLVRIIANLPYNVGTALLTGWLTGEAWPPWWASLTLMFQREVAERIVADESDPKNYGRLGVLCGWRTQARILFDVPPSAFVPPPKITSSVVHLTPRADPLPCRIGALEAVTRAAFGQRRKMLRQSLKSIAPEPAAIIEAAGLEETARAENVSVEGYVALANAWDSTCKP from the coding sequence ATGAGCCAGATCGACGACCTTCCCCCCTTGCGCGAGGTGGTCCGCACCCACGGGCTGATGGCCAAGAAATCCCTCGGCCAGAACTTCCTGTTCGACCTCAACCTCACGAGCCGGATCGCCCGCTCCGCGGGATCTCTGGAAGACGCGACCGTCATCGAGGTCGGCCCGGGTCCCGGCGGCCTGACCCGCGCCATCCTGGCGGCCGGCGCCGGGAAGGTGATCGCCATCGAGCGTGACACCCGCTGCCTGCCGGCGCTCGCCGAGATCGCCGAGCGCTACCCCGGCCGGCTCAATGTCGTCGAGGCCGATGCCCTGCAATTCGACCCGCGTCCCCTGGCCGGCAACGGGCTCGTCCGGATCATCGCCAACCTGCCCTACAACGTGGGCACGGCGCTGCTGACCGGCTGGCTCACCGGTGAGGCTTGGCCGCCGTGGTGGGCCTCGCTCACGCTCATGTTCCAGCGCGAGGTGGCCGAGCGGATCGTCGCGGACGAGAGCGATCCGAAGAACTACGGGCGGCTCGGGGTTCTCTGCGGCTGGCGCACGCAGGCCAGGATCTTGTTCGACGTGCCCCCCTCGGCCTTCGTGCCGCCGCCGAAGATCACGTCGAGCGTGGTCCATTTGACCCCGAGGGCCGATCCGCTGCCCTGCCGCATCGGGGCCCTGGAAGCCGTGACCCGCGCGGCCTTCGGACAGCGCCGGAAGATGCTGCGCCAGAGCCTGAAGTCTATTGCCCCCGAGCCGGCCGCGATCATCGAGGCGGCAGGGCTCGAGGAGACGGCCCGGGCGGAAAACGTCTCCGTGGAAGGTTATGTGGCGCTGGCCAATGCCTGGGATTCGACGTGCAAGCCCTGA